From the genome of Halictus rubicundus isolate RS-2024b chromosome 2, iyHalRubi1_principal, whole genome shotgun sequence, one region includes:
- the LOC143365222 gene encoding uncharacterized protein LOC143365222 — MTKVNTYEILNQADDKFYTLYIEWLNSHFEVILLEPSMSPLNGKMDKTNIDYFCKELSKSFEGYVQETKEIFCGKRKEIQFLIDNTALQWKNNLWILGKIDLNPVSDIKMISESFQRFLKFYQGIHKKLNSMEEENKTLIEKNKKLKADIDKMIEAKTVMEQDMYKKFILILNSKKKKIQELECKMELNSKESVYDAPTDESEESDIGDAIKNKKRKTTDNKSFEFLQRRKCETKNAPSPEPSTSKECVNDDIEGQESIMKGENGRIQNDQSCISESRKSTSSLNLEETESDEDLFS, encoded by the exons atgacAAAAGTAAATACATATGAAATTCTTAATCAAGCTGATGATAAATTTTATACGCTTTATATAGAATGGCTTAATTCACATTTCGAAGTAATATTGTTAGAACCATCAATGTCACCATTAAATGGCAAG ATGGATAAAACAAATATTGATTACTTTTGTAAAGAGTTATCTAAATCATTTGAAGGGTATGTACAAGAGACTAAGGAAATATTTTgtggaaaaaggaaagaaattcaatttcttATTGACAATACAGCTCTACAATGGAAGAATAATTTGTGGATTCttggaaaaattgatttaaaccCAGTTTCTGATATTAAGATGATCTCGGAAAGCTTTCAGCGATTTCTAAAGTTTTATCAAggtattcataaaaaattaaatagtatGGAAGAGGAAAATAAAACTTTGATAGAAAAGAATAAGAAATTAAAAGCAGATATAGACAAAATGATAGAAGCTAAAACTGTTATGGAACAAGATATGTATAAAaagtttatattaattttaaattctaaaaagaaaaaaatacagGAACTAGAATGTAAAATGGAGCTAAATAGTAAAGAATCGGTTTATGATGCACCTACTGATGAAAGCGAAGAGTCAGATATAGGAGATGctataaaaaataagaaaagaaaaactacTGATAATAAGAGTTTTGAATTTCTGCAGAGGAGAAAATGTGAAACCAAGAATGCTCCTAGTCCAGAACCATCTACTAGTAAAGAGTGTGTAAATGATGATATAGAAGGTCAAGAAAGTATTATGAAAGGAGAAAATGGAAGAATACAAAATGATCAAAGTTGTATTTCCGAGTCTAGAAAATCAACAAGTAGCTTAAATTTAGAAGAAACAGAATCAGACGAAGATTTATTTTCctag